The DNA window GCTCAGACCTCACCCCTGTGCAGACAGCTGGAGCTGGGGGAATCAGACTGCATTTCTGGCGTTCTAGGAACTTTACCACTCATATCTGTGTCACACTTGGATGACCTGTTTGGGGCTGTGGACTCCAGAAACGCTTCCTGCCAGCAACCTCAGTGTCCGTCTTTGTCCTGGCTGcttctccagcccccagccctgagcCTGACAGAGGGGATGACCCTGAGGGTGGTGGACGGATGGCTGAGGGTTTGGTCCCCACACAGCTCtggaggaagcagggcccctggCCTGAGTGTGGGCATACACAGTCCCCAACGGGGGACTAACCCTGAGCCCTGTGGGCAGGAGTAGGCTTCCACTTGAGGGTCTTTGCTGACCTTGGACAGGGAGACTtgggcttggggggggggtgtgggaggagagACTTACTTAGCCCCATCCTTCCCGCAGGGCTTCTTCCAGACAACCTCCCCTGGCCCCAGGAGTCTGCAACCCTTACTTGGGAAGGGTATGGGGGAGGATGGGATCTGGGGCCACTCCTGGTTTCAGGGTCTCTGGACTGCTGGACTGTGCACCAGCTCCCCCTCTTCCCCAGACTCACATGCTGCCTATAGCCTTCCCTCCCCGGCTGGTCTCCTTTTCTGGCCAACTGAGAAAGCTCTCTAGGGGGTGAGGAAGGGACCCCTCTTCTTGGTTTACCATTTGAACTCTGAAGGATGGTGAGGTCTGTCATGTGGGGTCTTTTTCTCCTTGTGCCTTCGGGGTCATGCTTTAGAAGATGTTCTCTAGCTTACGGTTACAGAAATAGTCATGGAAACATTCTTTGAGTACTTAAGGGTCTTTGTGATTTTCATCAACCCCTTCCCTTTCCATGTCCTTACAGAAAACCGAGTGGCTCTGTCTGAACTGCCAAACTAAGCGGCTGCTGGAGGGCAGCCTGGGGGAGCCGACCCCCCTGCCGCTGCCCGCCTCCCAACAGCCCCCCGCAGGGGCCCCTCTCCGGGCGACGGGAGCAGCCCCTCCGAAGCAGAAAGGACCACAAGGACCAGGCCAGCCATCAGGCCCCCCGCCTGCCAAGGCCAGTCCCCTGTCCACCAAGGCCAGCCCCCAGGCCAAGCCTGTCAGGGCTTCTGAACCCGGCAAGACCCTGAGCAGTGCCcaggaaaagaagacaggaatCCTAGCTAAAGCCGAGCCTGGGCCGAAACCCCCTCCAGAGACTACCGTGCCCCCTGGGACTCCCAAAGGAAAGACGGTGCCCCGGAGGACTGAACCTGCCACCCCCGTTGTCAAGGCCGTTCCAGAAGCCCCCAAGGCTGGGGAGTCAGAGGTCAGTCCCACTCACTTCCTGGAGACCCTGGCTCTCAAGTGGTCTAGTCTAGGGAAAGGCTTGGTTCTCTGGGATGCAGGCCCCTTGGGGCCATGGAGGAGGTAAGGGAGGCCTGGATGAAACCCTGTTGGGCCTGGAGCCTGTGAGTTCTAGGCTAGTCCTGTGTCTGACACATAGTTGAATGCTCTGGTGGGTTTTGCTACCATTCAACCTCATAAAGTTGCTCTTTGAGAACTTACGACTGCTTGGGGTTCCCAAGGCCAGACACATGGAGGATGGTGGGCCATGGTGCCCAGGGAGTTGGAGGGCCCGTTCCTCGGGTGGACAGAGAGGGCCGGGCTTCCCCAGTGAGCTATCTGCTGCAGTGAgtcaagagtctgcttctcaccctgCTGCAGGAGCTGGCGGGCAAGCCATACTCTCAGGACCTGTCTCGGAGCCCACAGAGCCTCAGCGACACAGGCTACTCCTCGGATGGCGTCTCCAGCTCCCAGAGCGAGATCACAGGCGTCGTACAGCAGGAGGTGGAGCAGCTGGACAGCGCAGGGGTGACGGGGCCTCGCCCGCCCAGCCCCTCCGAGCTCCACAAGGTGGGCAGCAGCATGCGGCCCTCACTGgaggcccagggcccagcacccCGGGCCGAGCCGAGCAAGCCGCCCAGAAGCAGTGGTGGCGAGCAGAAGCGGAGGCCCCACTCGTTGTCCATCATGCCGGAGGCCTATGACTCGGATGAAGAGCTGGAGGAaatcctggaggaggaggaggaagactcCCTGGAGTGGGGGCCCCAGAGGGAGCAGCCGGACACAGCCGAGTCCTCGGACGACTTTGGCAGCCAGCTGAGACACGACTACGTGGAGGACAGCAGTGAGGGTGGCttgtcccctctcccaccccagcccccagccagggcAGCAGAACTGACTGACGAGGAGTTCATGCGACGGCAGATCCTGGAGATGAGCGCGGAGGAAGACAACCTGGAGGAGGAAGACACCGCCCCCTCTGGGCGTGGCCCGGCCAAACACGCCGCCCAAAAGGGCGGCCCCAGGCCGCGGCCCGAGCCCAGCCAAGACCAGGGGGCTCCGCCGAAGAGGCGGCTGCCGCACAACGCTACGACGGGCTACGAGGAGCTGCTCTCTGAGGAAGGCCCAGCGGAGGCCGGGGATGGCACTGCGGCTCTGCAGGGCGGGCTTCGCCGCTTCAAGACCATCGAGCTCAACAGCACGGGCAGCTACGCCCACGAGCTGGACCTGGGCCAGGGCCCCGACCCCGGCTTGGAGCGGGAGCCCGAGCTGGAGATGGAGAGCCTGACGGGCTCGCCCGAGGACCGCTCCCGCGGGGAGCACTCCTCCACGCTGCCGGCCTCCACGCCCAGCTACACTTCGGGcacctctcccacctccctgtcCTCACTGGAGGAGGACAGCGACAGCAGCCCCAGCCGCCGGCAGCGGCTGGAGGAAGCCAAGCAGCAGCGCAAGGCCCGGCATCGCTCCCACGGGCCCCTGCTGCCCACCATCGAGGACTCctcggaggaggaggagctgcgggaggaggaggagctcctGCGGGAGCAGGAGAAGATGCGGGAGGTGGAGCAGCAGCGCATCCGCAGCACCGCCCGAAAGACCCGGCGGGACAAGGAGGAGCTGCGGGCCCAGCGGCGGCGTGAGCGCTCCAAGACTCCCCCGAGCAACCTGTCCCCCATCGAGGACGCCTCCCCGACGGAGGAGCTGAGGCAGGCGGCAGAGATGGAGGAGCTCCATCGCTCCTCCTGCTCCGAGTActcgccctccccctccctcgACTCAGAGGCCGAAGCCCTGGACGGCGGCCCCACCCGGCTCTACAAGTCGGGCAGCGAGTACAACCTGCCCACCTTCATGTCCCTCTACTCACCAACGGAGGCGCCCGCAGGCAGCTCGGCCCCTCCCAGCTCTGGCCGGCCCCTCAAGAGCGCAGAAGAGGCCTACGAGGAGATGATGCGCAAGGCGGAGCTGCTCCAGAGACAACAGGGGCAGGTGGCAGGCGGCCCCTCCCAGCCTGGCGGCCCGCGGAGCCAGGGCACCTTTGAGTACCAGGACACCCCTGACCAAGACTATGGCCGCGCGGCACAGCCTGCCTCGGAGGGCCCCGCGGCCAGCCTGGGGGCAGCCGTGTACGAGGAGATCCTGCAGACATCGCAGAGCATTGCCCGCATGCGGCAGGCCTCCTCCCGGGACCTGGCCTTTGCAGAGgacaagaagaaggagaagcagtttcTGAATGCCGACAGCGCATACATGGACCCGATGAAGCAAAATGGTGGGCCGCTCACCCCTGGCACCAGCCCCACCCAGCTCGCAGCCCCTGTGTCCTTCTCCGGCTCCACCTCCTCAGACAGTGGTGGTGGCCGAGTCATTCCTGATGTCCGTGTGACTCAGCATTTTGCAAAGGAGCCTCAGGACCCCCTTAAGCTTCACAGCTCCCCTGCgtcccccagctctgcctctaaGGAGGTAGGCGTGTCCTtctcccagggccctggagccCCAGCCACCTCGGCCATGGCTCCTTGTCCAGCTGGCCTGCCACGAGGTTATATGACTCCCACCTCCCCAGCAGGCTCTGAGCACAGTCCTTCACCATCTTCTGTAGGCCACAGCTATGGACAGAGCCCAGCCACTGCCAACTACGGGTCCCAAACTGAGGAGCTACCCCAGACCCTCAGCGGTCCCACCATCAGTGGACGGGCTGTCAGAGACAAGTCCCTGAGTGTGAGTGATGGGGAGGGCGGCCCCCACAAGGCCTCCCGGGGTTATTCGTACTTCACCGGCTCCAGcccacctctctctccatcttctcccTCAGAGAGTCCCACATTCTCCCCTGGCAAGCTGGGGCCAAGGGCCACAGCCGAGTTCTCTACACAGACGCCAAGCCCAACCCCTGCCTCAGACATGCCTCGGACCCCTGGGGCCCCAAGTCCGGCACCCATGGTGGCTCAGGGCACACAAACGCCACACCGACCCAGCACCCCTCGCCTGGTCTGGCAGCAGTCCTCTCAGGAGGCCCCCGTTATGGTCATCACTCTGGCATCAGATGCCTCCAGCCAGACCAGGATGGTGCATGCCAGTGCCTCCACCTCCCCAGTCTGTTCACCCACCGACACCCAGCCCACCGCCCACAGCTACAGCCAGACGACACCTCCAAGTGCgtcccagcagcccccagagCCACCTGGGCCACCCGGCTTCCCACGGGCACCCAGTGCTGGTACGGAGGGGCCCTTGGCAGTATATGGCTGGGGTGCCCTCCCTGCTGAGAACATCTCCTTGTGCCGGATCTCGTCTGTCCCCGGGACGTCTAGGGTGGAGCCAGGCCCCCGGCCTCCGGGCAGTGCTGTGGTAGATCTCCGCACAGCTGTCAAGCCCACGCCCATCATCCTTACTGACCAGGGCATGGACCTGACCTCTCTTGCCGTGGAAGCAAGGAAGTATGGGCTTGCCTTGGATCCAATCCCAGGACGGCAATCAACTGCTGTGCAGCCTTTGGTCATCAACCTCAACGCTCAGGAGCAGACCCATACCTTCCTTAGCACCTCTACCACCGTGAGCATCACCATGGCCTCATCTGTGCTCATGGCTCAGCAAAAGCAGCCTGTGGTCTATGGAGACCCCTTTCAGAGCCGGCTTGACTTTGGCCAGGGTGCGGGCAGCCCCGTATGTCTGGCCCAGGTCAAGCAGGTAGAACAGGCTGTCCAGACGGCCCCATACCGAGGTGGGCCCCGTGGAAGACCTAGGGAGGCCAAGTTTGCCAGGTATAACCTGCCCAACCAGGTAGCACCTCTGGCCAGAAGGGACGTTTTAATCACTCAGATGGGCACTGCCCAGAGTGTTGGCCTCAAGTCAGGTCCCATGCCAGAGCCTGGCACTGACCCCCACCGGGCTGCCCCCGCAGAGCTGCGGTCACACGCTCTGCCCGGTGCCAGGAAGCCGCACACAGTGGTGGTGCAGATGGGAGAGGGCGCGGCAGGCACTGTGACCACACTGCTCCCCGAGGAGCCTGCAGGTGCCCTGGATCTGACTGGGATGAGGCCTGAGAGCCAGATGGCATGCTGTGACATGGTCTACAAGTTCCCCTTTGGCAGTAGCTGCACAGGCACCTTCCACCCTACCCCCAGTGCCCCTGAGAAGAGTGTGGCTGACATCGCCCCACCTGGCCAGAGCGGCGGCCCCTTCTACAGTCCCCGGGACCCAGAGCCTCCTGAGCCCCACACCTACCGGGCACAGGGGGTAGCAGGGCCTGGGCCCCCTGAGGAGCAGAGGCCCTACCCACAGGGCCTCCACGGCAGGCTCTACTCCTCCATGTCTGACACCAATCTGGCTGAGGCGGGCCTCAACTACCATGCACACAGAATGGGGCAGCTCTTCCCAGGCCCCGGACGAGACTCCGCTGTGGACCTCAGCTCGCTGAAGCATTCCTACAGCCTGGGCTTTGTGGATGGACGCTACCTGGGGCAGGGCTTGCAGTACGGCTCATACACAGACCTGCGTCATCCCACAGATGTTCTGACTCACCCACTTCCTATGCGCCGCTACAGTTCAGTGTCGAACATCTACTCAGACCACAGGTATGGCCCGCGGGGAGATGCCGCTGGCTTCCAGGAGGCTAGCCTGGCCCAGTACAGTGCCACCACTGCCCGTGAGATCAGCCGCATGTGTGCGGCCCTCAACTCCATGGACCAGTATGGAGGGCGGCATggcggtggtggcggtggtggccCTGACCTCATGCAGTATCAGCCCCAGCCCGGGCCTGGGCTCAGTGCCCCGCAGGGTCTGGCTCCCCTCAGACCCGGCCTTCTTGGGAACCCCACCTTCCCGGAGGGCCACCCAAGTCCTGGGAGCCTGGCCCAGTATCGGCCTGCGGTAGGCCAGGGAACAGCAGTCAGACAGCTGCTGCCGTCCACAGCCACCGTGCGTGCCGCCGACGGCATGATCTACTCAACTATCAACACTCCAATTGCTGCAACACTGCCCATAACCACCCAGCCCGCCTCAGTCCTGCGGCCCATGGTGCGCCGTGGCATGTATAGGCCTTACGTGTCTGGCGGAGTCACCGCTGTGCCGCTCACCAGCCTGACACGCATGCCTGTGATCGCCCCCCGGATACCTCTTGGGCCCACCGGGGTGTACCGATATCCCGcaccaagcagattccctgctgctTCCAGTGTTCCACCTGCTGAGGGGCCTGTCTACCTGGGGAAACCCGCGGCTGCCAaggccccaggggctgggggcacaCCCAGGCCAGAGCTGCCTGCAGGGGTGGCTCGGGAAGAGCCCCTTTCCACGGCCTCCCCAGCCGCCGCCAAGGAGGCCCttgcagccccagccccagctccggCCCCGCTGGCCACCCAGAAGCCACCCGGAGATGCTGCTCTGGGGGGCGGCATTGGGGCCCCCAGCCGGCCCGGGCTGGAGAAGGAGGACACTGCGCAGGAAGAGCGGCAGcggaagcagcaggagcagctACTCCAGCTGGAGCGCGAGCGCGTGGAGTTGGAGAAGCTGCGGCAGCTGCGGctgcaggaggagctggagcGGGAGCGCGTGGAGCTGCAGCGGCACCGTGAGGAAGAGCAGCTGCTGGTGCAGCGGGAGCTGCAGGAGCTGCAGACCATCAAGCACCATGTGCTGCAGCAGCAACAGGAGGAGCGGCAGGCTCAGTTTGCGCTGCAGCGGGAGCAGCTGGCCCAGCAGCGCCTGCAGCTGGAGCAGATccagcagctgcagcagcagctgcagcagcagctAGAGGAGCAGAAGCAGCGGCAGAAGGCCCCCTTCCCCGTCGCCTGCGAGGCACCGGGCCGGGGGCCTCCCCCCGCGGCCCCGGAGCTGGCTCAGAATGGCCAGTACTGGCCGCCTCTGAGCCACACAGCCTTCATCGCCATGGCAGGGCCAGAGGGGCCCGGGCTGCATCGGGGCCTCCCCAGCTCCGCCTCGGACATGTCACTGCAGACTGAGGAGCCGTGGGAGGCGGGCCGCGGCGGCATCAAGAAGCGGCACTCTATGCCTCGCCTGCGGGATGCCTGCGAGCAGGAGTCGGGCCCTGAGCCCTGCACGGTCAGGAGGATCGCGGACAGCAGTGTGCAGACGGACGACGAGGAGGGGGAGGGCCGCTACCTCTTGACCCGGCGGCGCCGGGCGCGGCGGAGCGCCGACTGCAGCGTGCAGACGGACGATGAGGACAGCGCTGAGTGGGAGCAGCCCGTGCGCCGCCGGCGGTCCCGACTTTCCCGCCACTCAGACTCAGGCTCCGACAGTAAGCATGATGCTGCTGCCTCGCCATCCCCTGCAGCTGCCACCGCCAGGGCCATGAGCAGCGTGGGCATCCAGACCATCAGTGACTGCTCCGTGCAGACGGAGCCCGACCAGCTGCCCAGGGTCTCTCCGGCCATCCACATCACGGCCGCGACCGACCCCAAGGTGGAGATCGTACGGTACATCTCGGCGCCGGAGAAGACTGGGCGCGGGGAGAGCCTGGCCTGCCAGACAGAGCCCGAGGGGCAGCCCCAGGGTGTGGCTGGGCCCCAGCTTGTAGGGCCGACCGCCATCAGCCCCTACCTGGCCGGCATCCAGATCGTCGCCCCAGGCCCCCTGGGcagatttgaaaaaaagaagcCGGATCCCCTGGAGATTGGCTACCAGGCCCAGCTGCCCCCAGAGTCCTTGTCACAGCTTGTGAGCCGCCAGCCTCCCAAGTCCCCCCAGGTCCTCTACTCACCGGTCTCACCCTTGTCCCCCCACCGGCTCCTGGACACCTCCTTTGCTTCCAGTGAGAGGCTGAACAAGGCTCACGTGAGTCCCCAGAAGCACTTCACGGCTGACAGTGCTCTCCGCCAGCAGACGCTGCCTCGCCCCATGAAGACCCTGCAGCGGTCCTTGTCCGACCCTAAGCCCCTCAGCCCCACCGCCGAGGAGTCTGCCAAAGAGAGGTTCTCCCTCTACCAGCACCAGGGGGGACTGGGTAGCCAGGTATGGGCACAGGGGCTGGTCCAGGGTGGGACAGGGGTCTCTGTCTAGCCTGAGGGCCCCACAGGGAGGGGTATCTCcccgggctgggggcgggggggacggTGGAGTCACCTCCAGCTCCAGAGGCCCAGAGGAAGGAGTTGAGGATGAGGACTGGACCTTCCTCAGTGCACACCTTGTGGAGTGGGTAGCCCGGCAAAGACAGCTAGGTGGGCAAATACACACTCACGCCCTGCCCCCATAGCCACCCATCCAGACGCCACTGGAAACCTCAGCCTTCCCTCAGCCCTCCCTCCTCACAGCCGTACCTGGTCCAGCCCCTAGCACCTCCCTCCCCAGACCGGGCCCCTCCCATTCCTAACCTCCACTGTGGATGTGGCCTTAGAAAATCAGCAACACTGACCCAGCTGGGCTGCTCCCTACTACCCAGCCCTGTCCTGGCTGTCACGGCCCCACAGGAAGCCCAAGCCCCGGGCCTGGCCTTGAATGTCTTTCCCAACAGGCTGCAGCGTGCTCTTGGTCTTCTCTTGTCCCCTGCCCCTCTATGACCCTCAGTAAATCTGCTTACACTCCTGTCTGCTCCTCTAGGCAGGGATCCCTGCAGCATGAACCTACCGCTGCCTATGGCTTTAGTTGCCAAAGAGTGCCCTGTGACTGGACGAGGTGCCCTGTTGCCGACTGCCATGCAGGGGGAGATGGGAGATGCAAGGGCCTAATGCCAAGGATTTGGGGTGCCAGGCTGAGGAacatgggttttttttgtagGCCTTGGAGTCTCTGCAGCTTTCAGGCAGGTGAGAGAGGGCaagatgggtatttttttttttttaaataagattttatctatttatttgagaaagagag is part of the Mustela nigripes isolate SB6536 chromosome 2, MUSNIG.SB6536, whole genome shotgun sequence genome and encodes:
- the BSN gene encoding protein bassoon, translating into MGNEASLEGGAGDGPLPPGGTGPGLGPGAGKPPSAPAGGGQLPAAGAARATAGPPGPGPGPGPGPGPGPGPGPGPGSVSRRLDPKEPPGSQRAASPTPKQASATAPGRESPRETRAQGPAGQEADGPRRTLQVDSRTQRSGRSPSVSPDRGSTPTSPYSVPQIAPLPSSTLCPICKTSDLTSTPSQPNFNTCTQCHSKVCNQCGFNPNPHLTQVKEWLCLNCQMQRALGMDMTTAPRSKSQQQLHSPALSPAQSPAKQPLGKPEQERSQGPGGPQPGPRQAETARATSVPGPAQAAAPPEVGRASPQPPLPVKPSTAEPRPPAGEALAKSATTVPSGPGAAEQTQEGLTGKLFGLGASLLTQASTLMSVQPEAEPQGQAAPSKGPPKIVFSDASKEAGPRPPGSGPGPGPAPGAKTEPGARTGPGPGPAAQARTGGTTSPKHGRAEHQAATKATAKPKTTPKERATCPLCQAELNVGSKGPANYNTCTTCKLQVCNLCGFNPTPHLVEKTEWLCLNCQTKRLLEGSLGEPTPLPLPASQQPPAGAPLRATGAAPPKQKGPQGPGQPSGPPPAKASPLSTKASPQAKPVRASEPGKTLSSAQEKKTGILAKAEPGPKPPPETTVPPGTPKGKTVPRRTEPATPVVKAVPEAPKAGESEELAGKPYSQDLSRSPQSLSDTGYSSDGVSSSQSEITGVVQQEVEQLDSAGVTGPRPPSPSELHKVGSSMRPSLEAQGPAPRAEPSKPPRSSGGEQKRRPHSLSIMPEAYDSDEELEEILEEEEEDSLEWGPQREQPDTAESSDDFGSQLRHDYVEDSSEGGLSPLPPQPPARAAELTDEEFMRRQILEMSAEEDNLEEEDTAPSGRGPAKHAAQKGGPRPRPEPSQDQGAPPKRRLPHNATTGYEELLSEEGPAEAGDGTAALQGGLRRFKTIELNSTGSYAHELDLGQGPDPGLEREPELEMESLTGSPEDRSRGEHSSTLPASTPSYTSGTSPTSLSSLEEDSDSSPSRRQRLEEAKQQRKARHRSHGPLLPTIEDSSEEEELREEEELLREQEKMREVEQQRIRSTARKTRRDKEELRAQRRRERSKTPPSNLSPIEDASPTEELRQAAEMEELHRSSCSEYSPSPSLDSEAEALDGGPTRLYKSGSEYNLPTFMSLYSPTEAPAGSSAPPSSGRPLKSAEEAYEEMMRKAELLQRQQGQVAGGPSQPGGPRSQGTFEYQDTPDQDYGRAAQPASEGPAASLGAAVYEEILQTSQSIARMRQASSRDLAFAEDKKKEKQFLNADSAYMDPMKQNGGPLTPGTSPTQLAAPVSFSGSTSSDSGGGRVIPDVRVTQHFAKEPQDPLKLHSSPASPSSASKEVGVSFSQGPGAPATSAMAPCPAGLPRGYMTPTSPAGSEHSPSPSSVGHSYGQSPATANYGSQTEELPQTLSGPTISGRAVRDKSLSVSDGEGGPHKASRGYSYFTGSSPPLSPSSPSESPTFSPGKLGPRATAEFSTQTPSPTPASDMPRTPGAPSPAPMVAQGTQTPHRPSTPRLVWQQSSQEAPVMVITLASDASSQTRMVHASASTSPVCSPTDTQPTAHSYSQTTPPSASQQPPEPPGPPGFPRAPSAGTEGPLAVYGWGALPAENISLCRISSVPGTSRVEPGPRPPGSAVVDLRTAVKPTPIILTDQGMDLTSLAVEARKYGLALDPIPGRQSTAVQPLVINLNAQEQTHTFLSTSTTVSITMASSVLMAQQKQPVVYGDPFQSRLDFGQGAGSPVCLAQVKQVEQAVQTAPYRGGPRGRPREAKFARYNLPNQVAPLARRDVLITQMGTAQSVGLKSGPMPEPGTDPHRAAPAELRSHALPGARKPHTVVVQMGEGAAGTVTTLLPEEPAGALDLTGMRPESQMACCDMVYKFPFGSSCTGTFHPTPSAPEKSVADIAPPGQSGGPFYSPRDPEPPEPHTYRAQGVAGPGPPEEQRPYPQGLHGRLYSSMSDTNLAEAGLNYHAHRMGQLFPGPGRDSAVDLSSLKHSYSLGFVDGRYLGQGLQYGSYTDLRHPTDVLTHPLPMRRYSSVSNIYSDHRYGPRGDAAGFQEASLAQYSATTAREISRMCAALNSMDQYGGRHGGGGGGGPDLMQYQPQPGPGLSAPQGLAPLRPGLLGNPTFPEGHPSPGSLAQYRPAVGQGTAVRQLLPSTATVRAADGMIYSTINTPIAATLPITTQPASVLRPMVRRGMYRPYVSGGVTAVPLTSLTRMPVIAPRIPLGPTGVYRYPAPSRFPAASSVPPAEGPVYLGKPAAAKAPGAGGTPRPELPAGVAREEPLSTASPAAAKEALAAPAPAPAPLATQKPPGDAALGGGIGAPSRPGLEKEDTAQEERQRKQQEQLLQLERERVELEKLRQLRLQEELERERVELQRHREEEQLLVQRELQELQTIKHHVLQQQQEERQAQFALQREQLAQQRLQLEQIQQLQQQLQQQLEEQKQRQKAPFPVACEAPGRGPPPAAPELAQNGQYWPPLSHTAFIAMAGPEGPGLHRGLPSSASDMSLQTEEPWEAGRGGIKKRHSMPRLRDACEQESGPEPCTVRRIADSSVQTDDEEGEGRYLLTRRRRARRSADCSVQTDDEDSAEWEQPVRRRRSRLSRHSDSGSDSKHDAAASPSPAAATARAMSSVGIQTISDCSVQTEPDQLPRVSPAIHITAATDPKVEIVRYISAPEKTGRGESLACQTEPEGQPQGVAGPQLVGPTAISPYLAGIQIVAPGPLGRFEKKKPDPLEIGYQAQLPPESLSQLVSRQPPKSPQVLYSPVSPLSPHRLLDTSFASSERLNKAHVSPQKHFTADSALRQQTLPRPMKTLQRSLSDPKPLSPTAEESAKERFSLYQHQGGLGSQVSALPPNGLVRKVKRTLPSPPPEEAHLPLAGQAPPQLYAASLLQHGLAGPTAVPATKASLLRELDRDLRLVEHESTKLRKKQAELDEEEKEIDAKLKYLELGITQRKESLAKDRGGRDYPPLRGLGEHRDYLSDSELNQLRLQGCATPAGQYADFPVTAAAPATPSGPTAFQQPRFPPAPQYPAGSGGPTQNGFPAHQAPTYAGSTYPAPAFPPGTSYPAEPGLPGQQPFRPTGHYTAQTPMPTTQSALFSVPADSRAPHQKPRQTSLADLEQKVPTNYEVIASPVVAMSSAPSETSYSSPAVSSSYEQGKAAELPRAGDRSSVSLSSASTYPADSHYTSLEQNVPRNYVMIDDISELTKDSTSTAPESQRLEPLGPSSGGRPGKEPAEPGLLEGPVLPCCYTRGEEESEEDSYDPRGKSSHHRSMETNGRPTSTHYYGDSDYRHGTRAEKYGPGPMGPKHPSKSLAPAAISSKRSKHRKQGMEQKISKFSPIEEAKDVESDLASYPSPAVSSSLASRGRKFQDEITYGLKKNVYEQQRYYGMSSRDPVEEDDRMYGGSSRSRGASAYSGEKLSSHDFGGRGKGYEREREAVERLQKAGPKPSSLSMAHGRARPPMRSQTSEEESPVSPLGRPRPAGSTLPPGDSCPQFCSSHSMPDVQEHVKDGPRAHTYKREEGYILDDSHCVVSDSEAYHLGQEETDWFDKPRDARSDRFRHHGGHAVSSSQKRGPARHSYHDYDEPPEEGLWPHDEGGPSRHASAKEHRHHGDHGRHSGRHAGEEPGRRAAKPHTRDLGRHEARPHPQPGPGPAMQKKGQPGYPSSAEYSQPSRAPSAYHHASDSKKGSRQAHSGPTAPQPKPEPQPQPQGRQAAPGPQPSQPPPSRQTPSATVSRQPQTQQQPQQQQGLGVQPPQQAPAQARLQQQGQQAARGPAPATSQPAGKAQPGPTTATGPQPAGPPRAEQVNGAKGTAKAPQQGRPPQAQPPPGPGPAGMKAGARPGGTPGAPAGQPGAEGESVLSKILPGGAAEQAGKLTEAVSAFGKKFSSFW